The Armatimonadota bacterium genomic sequence AGGAGTTCGAGGGGTGGTGCCAGCAGCATGGGGACGGGAAGGCGGCGGAGACGTTGGGACGGGACTGGGACCGAATGGTGACGTTTTACCGGTACCCCCAGGAGCACTGGCGGCACCTGCGGACAGTCAACGTGGTGGAATCCCCCTTTGCGGCGCTGCGGCTACGGACGGATGCGGCCAAGCGGTTCAAGAAGGTGGAGCGGGCCACGGCGGTGATCTGGAGGATGCTGATGGTGGCCCAGACGAGGTTCCGGCGGCTGAACGCCCCGGAGCTGCTGGCCAAGGTTTACGTGGGGGTCCGGTACGAGGACGGGATCGAGGCCGCCGGGAAGGAGGTCGCCGCCTGAGTGTTTACACACTTTTGACGGAACCTCACGGAAGGGGGTTGAGCGGGCAAGGGACCGATACTCGGCCTTTGGAGGTGAGGCGGCCTCGCGAGAGCTGGCTCCGTTGGGGTGAGCTGGACGAGGGAATGGTGTTCAGCGTTCGGGACTTTCACAGGCTGGTAAGGCTCCTGGAGGAGCGGCCGGAGCGGAGGGTCGAGTCTCGGGCTTTCTGCTCCGCCAGGAGCTGCTGTGCCTCCCGCGGCTGGTACACCACCTGCCTGCGGAGGTCCCGAAGCTCCGGCAGACCACCGAGGAGCTGGTGGAAGCGCAGAGGGCGAGGGAGCAGCGCCTGGAAGAGGCTGCTGCGGGCCTGACCGGGGCGCAGGGCCATCATGGTGGGGAACCCGGTCGTAGCCGCGGGAAGTAAGTTTTGGAAGCAAACACCCGTTCGCGTTTGAAATCCGGTTGAAACTGGAGCCTGCGTCGGCAAATGGCGTAATTTAGCGGCTTCTGGCCTGCGGGTGGCGGTCTCCAAAGCCGCGCGGTGGCCCTGCCTTCCTCCTTCGTAGCCTCGGGCGAGGCCGCCCGTCGCGTTGACCACGCGATACCACGGCAGCCCGACACCGCCTGCGTGAGCAATCCACCCCACTTCCCGTGCGGCGCCCGGACGCCCCGCCAGGGAGGCCACCTGCCCGTACGTCACGACCCTACCAACGGGCACCGCCGCCACGATGGCCCTCACGCGTTCCGTAAAGACTGCGGATCGGGTGCGCTCGATCCTCATGGTAGATGTGGCGTCGAACGGATTCTACCCCGTGTAGGTCCCTCGCCGCACCTACCATTCCCTTGCCCACTCAGCATGGCACCGGTCTTGCTACCGAACCCGCACACGAAGGCTCCACACTGCGGGTCGACCGCGGGGAGCGGTGATGACCACGGACGAGACCAACCGACAGGTGTTCGTACAGGGCCGAATTCCTTCTCACTGGCTTGTCGAGCAGATGCCGGAGGCCATCTGGGCCACGGACGCTGCGTTGCGGTTCGTGGCAGCGGGAGGGCTGGCCGCGCGCGACTTGGATCTCGATCCGACGCGAGTGGTTGGTGCCACGGTATACGAGTATTTCCAGACGACCGACCCCTCCTATCCCCCCCTCGCGGCGCACCTGCGCGCCCTGCACGGTGAGACCGGCGGCTACCAGTTCGCCCGCGGCGGCCACACGTACCTCGTGCGCACGGCCCCGGTACGCCACGGGATCGGCAGGGTCGTCGGCGTCGTGGCCTGCGCGACCGACGTAACCGATCTGGTGCGCCTTGCGGGCCAGACGCCCGAGCGGACCGTGCTGAGCGAGCTGCCGCTACCGGTAGTACGCGTCGACGCCCAACTGCGCGTGAGGTTTGCGAATCCGCAGGCCCGGTCCGCACTGGGCGCCTCAGTCGCCGAAGATGCCCCGTTCGACGAGGGACCGGCTCCTGCGGTTCTCGTCGAAGCGGCCGGCAGCGCCCTGCGCAGCGGCCAGCCATCGACCGTCGATTGCGAGGGGTACCGCTGGTACGCCGCACCCGCTCCCGGCACCTCCGGCGCTCCCGACGGCGCGATCCTCGTGGGCACTGACCTCGCCCTCACGCCCAGCGCCCCCTGGGGCCCTGGCGATCCACGGTGGTGGCACGAGTGGTCGGAAGCCGTCGGCCTGCTGACGACGCGCCAGACTGTGTCGGAAATCGCCCAGACCCTGGTCGACCGTGCCTGCGCGCTCGCGGGTGCAGACTTGGGAGTCGTACGTCTGTGGGCGATGGAGGACCAGCGGTTGCTGGCCGATGTCGCCGTCGGCGGATGGGAAGGCGCTTGTTGGGATCGTCTGCGGCCCGACCTGCCGCTCCCATGGGGTGAAGCCGTATGGCTGGATGTCGACGGGCCGCATGCTCGCGAGTTGGGGCTTGCCCCCGGCGGTGTCGGCCGCGCCCTTGCCGTGACCGCCGCCGGCGCGCTCGTCCGGGGTATCGTTTGCTTGGCGTGGGAGCAAGGGGATCCCCCATCGGGTGATCAGTACGTCGCCCCTGTGATGAGGCTCGTCGGCCTCGCGCAGGCCGTGGCCTCGCTGCACGTCGGGCTGGATCGGGCGCAGGGCGAGCGGGCCGCTCTGGAGGCCGAGCGCCGCCTACTGGAGAGTTGGGTCGACTCGGACGCATCCGAGCAAGCCGCGGCTGGATGCCTGAACACCCTAGTCTCGTTGCTGCGGGCCACAGGCGGCGCCGTGTACGTACGTGAAGGGGACCTGTGGGTGCGGGCGCATCACATCGGTCCCCGCGAGCCGGCCCGTACCTTTCCCGTGCACGACGGGGCGGCCCTGGGGGCCGTGCTCGAAGGCCGCCCGCGCATGGTCCGGCCTACCGGTGCCGACCCTGCGTTCACCGGGGAAGGGCTGGAAGGGGTTCACGTTGCACTGGCCTCTGAGGGTCTGGAGGCCGTCCTCAGTGTCGAGAGCGCCACGGATCGCGCCTTCTGTGCAGCCGACCTGGACGTGGTCCAGACCGCCGCGCGCCACTTTGGCTGGATCCTAAGCCGGCGCCGGGCCGACCCCACGTCGCAGACGGAGCGGTTTCGGGCGATCGTCGACCGGCACCCACTGGGGATGGCCGTCCTGGACGGCGGGCGCATCGTGCGCTACGTGAACGCGCGCGCCACCGACCTCCTCGGCCTTCCTCTCGACGAAGTCTCAGGACGCCCGCTCGCGGAGTTCGTGCACCCCGCAGACCGCGCCACCGTCGATGCCGCGCTCGTCAGGCTGTATGCGCATCCGGACGCCACGACCGATTGGGCAGCCCGGTTGCTGCGCCCGGATGCCGAGTCCAGGTGGGTCGAGTTCGTCGGCCGCAACCAGATGCTCGACCCCGCCGTGGGAGGTGTCGTGCTCAGCCTGCGCGACGTCTCCGCCGAGCGCCAGACCTGGGAGGACCTGTTGCGGCAAGCCGCCGACCTGGAAGCCGGGCGCGAGCTGGCGGCCAGCCTCCGCCAGACCTACAACCTGCGGGAGGTCTGCGTGCGCGCCACGGAACGCGCCGCCGATCTGATGCGAGCCGACCACTCGGCCCTCGCGCTGTTGGACCCCGAAGGCGAGTCCCTCACGCTGTGCCACGTACAGGGGCCCCTGGAGGCGCTTGCGAATGCGAGTTTTCCCTTGTCGGGTGTCCTCGCGGAGGTGATCGGCAGCGGCCGACCGCGACGGATCGACTGGCCACAGGGCGATCCGATTTTCTCCGAACGCGCCGGGTTCGGCTCCACGCTCATCGTGCCCTTGGGTGGGCCGCCTTCGGCGATCGGAGCGCTGTGCGTCGCGCGCCGGTCTGCGGGCGAGGCGTTCGACGACCTCGACCTGCGGCGCCTGCAGACGTTGGCGGACCCGGTCGCAGACGCCATCGGCCGGGCGCAGGCGGCCGGCAATCTGGAACGCGCGTACATCGACGTGGTGCTCGCGCTGGCCCGCGCCATGGACGCGCACGACGCCCTGGGCTCCGGGCACGGGAGTGCCGTGGCCCATTGGGCCGAGGCCGTCGCCCGTCGGCTGGGCTGCTCCGATCAAGAGAGCCGAGATGTCCGCTGGGCGGCCCTGCTGCACAACGTCGGAAAGGTCGGTGTCCCCGAGGAAATCCTGCGCAAGACCTCCCCCCTGTCCAAGGACGAGGCTGCGCTGCTGCGTCAGTACCCCGTCATCGGTGCCGAGATGCTGCGACCCGCCCCGGGCCTGCGGAGGGTCGCCGAGCTGGTGAGACACCAGCAGGAGCGGTGGGACGGCACCGGGTATCCCGATGGCCTGCGTGGCGAGGAGATACCGTTGGGGTCGAGGATCATCGCTGTCGCCGATGCCTACAACGCGATGACCGAACACCGGCGATACAAGGTGGCTCGAGGCCACGCCGAGGCCGCCTCCGAGCTCAGGCGGGGCGCCGGAGCACAGTTCGATCCGAACGTGGTGAAGGTGTTCTTGGACCTTTTGGCAGAGTCACGGGCGGTGTAAAGCCCCGGCGCGAGTCCAGCGCGGCCCTCTCCCCAGGCCGCCCAGGCCTTCAGGCTCGTCCGCCCACGGAACGATCGACTCGAAAGCACCGTCGCTTCCTGACGTCTGCCGCACCCACCGGTACAATAAGCACCGACACCGTGCACGGGAGTCGGAGATGGCGCAGGGTCCGAGTTGGGCCGGGCGGCGGATGCCACGGATCGAGGATCCGAAGCTGATCCGCGGCCAGGGGGCGTTCCTCGACGATCTCGCCCTGCCGGGTGCGCTGCATCTGGTCGTGGTGCGCAGTCCGCACGCCCACGCGCGCGTGCTCGGTGTCGATCCCGCGAAGGCCACCCAGCAGCCGGGTGTGGTTGCGGTGCTCACCGCTGCCGATCTGGACATCGACGCCGTTCCGGCCGAAGTGCCACGGGGAGCGAACCCCGCGTTGCACCCTCCGCTGGCCCGTGACGTGGTTCGCTACGTAGGACAGCCCGTCGCCGCAGTGCTCGCGGCAAGCCGCCCCGCGGCAGAAGACGCCACCAACGCCGTCGAAGTCGCCTACGAGCCCCTCGACGCCCTCGTGGATCCGCTGGAGGCAGTCGAAGACCGCTCGCTTGTGCATCCGGACCTGGCCACGAATGTCGCCTATCGCAGGCGCATCCGCGCTGGAGACCCCGATGCGGCGTTCGCGCGCCCGCACCGGGTGATCCGGCAGCGCATCCGAAGCCAGAGGGTCGCCGGCATCCCCATGGAGACCCGGGGCACCGCCGCGGCGTGGGACGGCAGTCGCGGCACCCTCACGGTGTGGTCTTCCACCCAGGTACCGCACGACCTGCGCGACACGCTCGCGGAGGTGCTCGATCTCCCGACCACCCGGGTGCGGGTCATCGCCCCGGACGTCGGAGGTGGCTTCGGGGTCAAGCTCAACGTCTACCCCGAAGACGTGCTGGTGGCCGCGCTCGCCCAGCGGTTCGGGCGACCCGTGAAGTGGGTGGAGACGAGGCGCGAGAGCCTGGTGGCGACCGCACACGGACGCGACCAGGTCTGCGACCTCGAAGTCGCCTGCGATCGACGCGGCAAGGTGCTGGCGTTGCGTGCCCGCATCGTCGCCGACGTCGGTGCCTACCTGTTGACCACCACCGCCGAGGTCCCCACGCTGACGCTGCGGATGCTCCAGGGTCCATACTCGATCCGCAACATCGACGCTGAGGTCGTCGAGGTCTATACGCACAAGACACCGACGGGTGCCTATCGCGGCGCGGGAAGACCGGAGGCCACGTACTACCTGGAGCGCGCGATGGATTTGGTGGCGGCCGAACTCGGCTTCGATCCTGCGGAGGTCCGCGGGCGCAATCTGCTGCCCAAGAGCGCCTTTCCCTACCGCGCCGCGACCCGCCTGCGCTACGACAGCGGCGACTACCGACGAGCGCTCGACATGCTGCTCGAGCGCGCCGACTACGCTCGGCTACGCGAAGAACAACGACGCGCGCGTCAGGCCGGGCGCTACGTCGGCATCGGGTTGTCGACCTATGTGGAAGTGTGCGCGTTCGGATGGGAACGCGCCACGGTGAGGGTGGGGCCCGACGGCAGCGCCGTCGTCTACACCGGCACCTCCCCCCACGGGCAGGGAGCGGCCAGCGCCTTCGCGCAGATCGTCGCCGACCGCCTCGGCATCCCGCCCGACCGCGTGCAGATCGTGCACGGCGACACGCTGGCGGTCCCGACGGGAATGGGAACGGGGGGCAGCCGCACGCTCGTCGTCGGCGGGTCGGCCATCCTCCGCGCGGCCGACAGGGTCCGCAAGAAGATGCTGCGCATCGCCGCGCACGTGCTGGAAGCCTCCGTGCGGGACCTGGAGGTCCGCGACGGGGCGATCGCGGTGCGGGGGGTGCCCGACCGCGTGCTCTCCGTAGCCGAGGTCGCCGAGTTGGCGCACAGCACCCGCAGGTGGTTCCCAGGGTCGGAACCGGGTCTGGAGGAGAGCGCGACGTTCTCGATCGGCGACTCGACGTTTCCGTTCGGCGCACACCTGTGTGTCGTCGAAGTCGACCCCGGCACGGGCCAGGTGGGCGTACTGCGCTACGTGAGCGTCGACGACTGCGGCGTGGTCATGAATCCGCTGCTCGTAGAAGGACAGATCCACGGTGGTATCGTCCAGGCCATGGGCCAGGCCCTGTTCGAGGAGGTCGCCTACGATGCGGGCGGGCAGCCGCTGCAGCTGACCCTCGCGGAGTATCCGGTTCCGCGGGCCGCCCACGTCCCGCCCATAGAGACGCATCGCACCGTCACACCTTCCCCGACCAATCCCCTGGGCGCCAAGGGTGTGGGCGAAGCGGGGACGATCGGTGGCACCCCGGCGTTCGTCAACGCGGTCGTCGACGCGCTGGCACCTTTTGGCATCCGCCACCTGGACATGCCCCTGCGCCCGGAACGGATATGGCGTGCCCTCCGGCAGACGCAGTGAGGTCGGTGCCCGTGCCGGAGCGTCGGCCGACTATAACCGGTAGGCCTTCACCGCAGCCGGCGGGAACTCCGCCCGGTCGATCGCTGCTGTGAGGTTTCGGAGGGTCGTCCGTGCCTGGATCACCTGTACTCGGCTCAGGTGTCCCTTGCGGATCGCTTCTTCGAACTCGTCCTCGTCCAAGACCGAATAGGTTCCGTCCGGCGCCACCCAGATGTCGAGGAACAGATCGACCAGCGGCTCCAGGGTCTTCGGGTCCGCTCCTCGCCACCGCACCGGCTTGAGGACGTCGACGTAGTACCCCATCCAGCTTCCATCCGGACGGTAGACGCGGCCGACGTCGTAGGGCCGCCCTTTGAACAGGAACCACACCGCCCAGTACCCGGTGTCCAAGACCACCTCCCCGAGGTGTCGCAGCGGCCTGGAGGGCGACAACGCGTGAGCGAGGACGATCTTCTTTTCGCTCGCCTCGAGGAGTTCCGACTCGATGCGCAGGCGGTGCGACGGCGGTCGGACGAACTCGAAGGCGAGCCGGCCGATGACGCGTTCTGGGGGGATCATGGGTGGTGACTGGTTCCCCGCCCCCGAACCGGCAACCACGACTTGCCGGGGACCCCGGACCGGAGGTCGGCGGTTTCCGGGCAAGTCACGCGACCCGCCCTCGATACGATTCCTTGGCCAAGCGACTGGTCGGGCCGGGCGGACTTGAACCGCCGACCTCCTGAACCCCATTCAGGCGCGCTACCAGGCTGCGCTACGGCCCGACCGGACGGCCGCATTATAACACGCGCCCCACGCGCGCCGGCCACACGACGAGCGCGCGCGATCGGAATGCGCCACCTCAGATCGTGTCGGAGATGCCGATCCGCTGGGCGAGGGCCAAGGGGTTCCGCCAAAAGGCCTCGCGCCGCCGACCGCCAGCCAGCAACTCGAGCAAGACCGCTGTCAGGGCCTCGTTGACCGGCGCCGCCATCCCCACCTCGCGGGCGATGCGCGATACGGCGCCGTTGAGATAGACGACCTCCGACTCCCGCGCCGTCTGGTGCACGTCGTACCACAACGACGGCATCTTGCTGCCGCGGCCGGCGCCGGCCCTCGGTGCGAGCAGCGCGCGGGCCAACGGCGACGGCATGGCGATGACGGACGGGAGCAGCCGCGTTGGATAGGCGGGCAGGTTGACGACCCGCGCGCCCACCGTGCGCATCACGGAGAGCGCCTCCCGCAGCATCCGACGCTCGATCGCAAACGCCACCGGGTCCCGGTAGATCTCCGCTGCAGACATGTCGAGGATGGCGGAGGTGGCGTTTGCGACGAGGTTCAGCAAGAGTTTCGACCACTTCAGGTCCACCCCACGCCGGTAGGCGCGCGTCCGCAGACCCGAGGCGGCCAGCATCCGGGCGATGTCGCCCACCTCCGCGCCCTGCCAGGGCGCCACCCCGATGCCCCCCCGATTATGGCGGACGACCCGTCCGGGTGAGACAAGCGATGCGCCGATGGTGGCGGCGCCCGCGACCACCCGGCCAGCGCCCAGACGGCCCGCCAGCGTCTGCTCGTGACCGACGCCGTTCTGCATCGCCACCACCCGCACCGAATCCCCGACGCCATCGGCCAGGTCGGCAGCCGCCGCCTCCGTCTGATACCCCCTGACGGTCAGGAAGACGACATCGGGGGCGTAGGGGACGTCCGACAGCCGTGTGACCGGCAACGGCCGGGATCGGATTCCGCCGTAGGGGCCGACGAGCTCAAGCCCGTCCTGCCGTATCGCGTCCGCGTGCTCCCGACGGCACATGAGGGTCACGCGGTGGCCGGACGCGGCCATGTACCCGCCGATGAGCGACCCGAGTGCGCCCGCACCGTACACGAGGACGTTCATCGTGCGCCGGCTCCCCCACACCCGAGGATGGGGCCTCGCTCACTGCGCGCGGTCACCGATGCGGAGTTCGCTGCCCTCGATCAGCCGCCGGATGTTCGACCGATGGCGGTACAGGGCCAACGCCGCGGCGATTGCGCCGAAGACGACGTAGGGCACCGGTTTCCGCAGCACCAGCATCGCAACCGGCACGGACAGCATCGCGAGTATTGAACCGACCGACGCGAAGCGCGTGACGGCGACCGCCGCCACCCAGACGGCCACGGCCACCGCCCCCACACCGGCCGACAGCGCCAGCACGACGCCGAAACTCGTCGCGATCCCTTTGCCCCCGGCAAAGCGCAGGAAGACCGACCAGTTGTGGCCTACGATCGCGGCGAGCCCGGCGGCCACGGCCCACCCGGCGTCGAGGTCGGCACGCTGCGCGACCCACACAGGAACGGCCCCCTTGAGCCCGTCCGCCACCAGCACCAACGCCCCCAGCAGCGGCCCCGCCACCCGGTACACGTTCACCGTCCCAATGTTGCCGCTGCCGTGCTGGCGGATGTCGACGCCGAGGAAGGCCCGCACCGCCACCAGCCCAGTCGGAAGCGAGCCACAGACGTAACCGAGAGCGACGGCCAGGACGCCGACCATCGGGGCCACCGATTCCTCAGGCTCTGGAACCCGCCCTGCGAGCGCGCACGAACAGGCGCAGCGGCGTTCCCTCGAAGTCGAACGCCTGCCGCAGCCTGCCCTCCAAGTAACGCACGTACGCCGGGTCTGCGATCTCGGGGTGGTTGACGAACAGGACCATCGTCGGCGGGCGCGGCGCCACCTGCGTCGCGTAGTAGATCTTCAACCGCCTCCCGCGGCGGTCGGCCGGCGGCGCCACGGCGGCTTCTGCTTCCTCGATCGCCCGGTTCAACGGCCCGGTGGCGATCCGGCGGGCATGCGCGGCGTCCGCGCGCTCGACGGCGTCGAGGATCCTTGCGACGTTGCGTCCGGTTTTGGCGGACACGAAGACCACCGGAGCGAACCGGACGTGCCTCAGCTCGTGGTGCAGCCGCCTGGCATGTTCGGCCGCGTCGGCCCCGCGCATGAGGTCCCACTTGTTCGCGGCGATGACCATCGCCCGACCGGCTTCCGCCGCGTAGCGCGCGATCTGTTGATCCTGGTCTGTCACCCGCTGCGAAGCGTCGACGACCAGCACCACGACGTTGGCCCCGGCGATGGCCCGGCGGGCGCGGCTCACGCCGTAGACCTCCACCCGCTCGTGCACGCGGGACCTCCGCCGCATCCCGGCCGTGTCCACCAGGACGAACGTCCGTCCCCCCCGGCGGAGCACGGTGTCGACCGCGTCGCGCGTGGTGCCCGGACGGTCGTCGACGATCACCCTCTCCGTGCCCACCAGCGCGTTGACGAGCGACGACTTCCCCACATTGGGACGGCCGACGAACGCAACCCGTACCGCTTCCTCCGTGTCGGCCGCCTCCCCCGGAGCGGCCTGGCCGTCGGGAAGCCGCCGCACCACCTCGTCCAGCAGTTCCGCCACCCCGATCCCGTGGTGGGCGGATACCGCGATCGGCTCGCCCAGCCCCAGCCGATGGAACTCAGCCGCCGCCTCGGCCAGGCGGGGGTTGTCGGCCTTGTTGGCGACCAGCAGCACGGGCACGCGTGCCCGGCGCAGGACTTGCGCCACCTCGGCGTCGTCCGGCACCATGCCGGTCTGGACGTCGGTGACGAGGAGGACGACGTCGGCTTCGCGCACCGCGATCTCAGCCTGGCGCCGCACCTGCTCGACGATCGGGTCCTGCGCGTCGACCACGATGCCGCCGGTGTCCGTCACGACGAACCGACGGCCGTCCCAGTCCGCCTCCGCGTAGAGGCGGTCGCGGGTGATCCCCGGGGTGTCCTCCACGATCGCTAGGCGGCGGCCGACGATGCGGTTGAACAGGGCCGACTTCCCCACGTTCGGCCGGCCTACGATCGCGACCACGGGCAGCGGACGCATGGCATCGCAACCAGGCGGATGCGAGACGGCGAATCGAGAGCGTCACGCGCCCAACGAGAGGCGGATTTCGTCCAGCCGCAGCAGGACCTTCTCGATGATCCAGTCAGGCGTGGACGCGCCGGACATGACGCCCACGGTGCTGTCGGCAGCGAACCAGTCCGGACGGATCTCGTCGGGCGTTTCGATGTGGTACGTGGGCAGTGCACGGGCGCGTCCGATCTCCGCGAGCCTCGTGGTGTTCGCGCTGTGATGCCCGCCGACGACCAGCAGCACGTCCACCTCTTCGACCATCCGCTTGGCCTCCTCCTGCCGCACGGTGATCGCCGGACACAGTGTGTTGATGACCTTGGTTTCCTTCACCCGCAGGACGATCTCTCCGACGATGCGCCGGAAGTTTTCCATGGACTGTGTCGTCTGGGAGATCACGCCCACCCTGCCCCGCAGCCGCAGGGCCGACGCCTCCTCCGGCGTGTGGACGATCGCCACGCGATCCCCCAGTTTCTCCTTGAGCGTCACCATCTCCGGATGCCCATGGTCTCCGATGGCGACCAGGAAGTACCCTTCCTCGACGAGGCGGTCAGCCAGCGCATGCGCCCGTGTCACCACAGGGCACGTGGCGTCGACGACCTCCATTCCCCGTTCGCGCACCGCGTCCAGCACCCGCTGCTCGACACCGTAGGCGGAAACAACGAACGCCTCGCCCGCGAGGTCGTCCACGGCTTCGGCCACACGCACACCCGCCTCCTGCAGGCGGCCGACCACCTGCGGGTTGTGGATCAGCGGCCCCCACGTGAACACCGGCCCGGAGTGAGCCTGTGCAGTCTGACGGGCCATCTCCACGGCACGCTTGACGCCCCCGCAGAATCCCATGTGCTTGGCGACGACGATCTTCATGAGCAACCCAACGACGCCGGCTCCACCCAAGGATAGCACACCGTCGGCCGGCTACCCCTTGGTGCTCGCCGCCTTCTCGTGCACCGGTGGTTCGACGCCCAGCAACTCGGCGATGGCCCGCATGATGCGGTCGCTCACCTCCCGGATCGCATCTTCCTGTGGGATGTCGTCGAGGTGGATCGGTGGTCCGATGCGCACGCGAATCCTGCGCAGTCTCGGCATTCTTGCGCCCTTGGGCAGCACGTCCAGCGTCCCGAGGATGCCGACCGGCAGGATCGGTACGCGCGCCCGCAGCGCCAGGAAGGCTGCCCCGGGTTCGGCCGGCAGGAGGTAGCCGCGCGGATTGCGCGTGCCCTCCGGGAACATCCCGAGCACTCCGCCGCGACGGACGATCTCCAACGCGGCCCGGATCGC encodes the following:
- a CDS encoding transposase, whose protein sequence is EFEGWCQQHGDGKAAETLGRDWDRMVTFYRYPQEHWRHLRTVNVVESPFAALRLRTDAAKRFKKVERATAVIWRMLMVAQTRFRRLNAPELLAKVYVGVRYEDGIEAAGKEVAA
- the der gene encoding ribosome biogenesis GTPase Der, with amino-acid sequence MRPLPVVAIVGRPNVGKSALFNRIVGRRLAIVEDTPGITRDRLYAEADWDGRRFVVTDTGGIVVDAQDPIVEQVRRQAEIAVREADVVLLVTDVQTGMVPDDAEVAQVLRRARVPVLLVANKADNPRLAEAAAEFHRLGLGEPIAVSAHHGIGVAELLDEVVRRLPDGQAAPGEAADTEEAVRVAFVGRPNVGKSSLVNALVGTERVIVDDRPGTTRDAVDTVLRRGGRTFVLVDTAGMRRRSRVHERVEVYGVSRARRAIAGANVVVLVVDASQRVTDQDQQIARYAAEAGRAMVIAANKWDLMRGADAAEHARRLHHELRHVRFAPVVFVSAKTGRNVARILDAVERADAAHARRIATGPLNRAIEEAEAAVAPPADRRGRRLKIYYATQVAPRPPTMVLFVNHPEIADPAYVRYLEGRLRQAFDFEGTPLRLFVRARRAGSRA
- a CDS encoding 2-dehydropantoate 2-reductase; its protein translation is MNVLVYGAGALGSLIGGYMAASGHRVTLMCRREHADAIRQDGLELVGPYGGIRSRPLPVTRLSDVPYAPDVVFLTVRGYQTEAAAADLADGVGDSVRVVAMQNGVGHEQTLAGRLGAGRVVAGAATIGASLVSPGRVVRHNRGGIGVAPWQGAEVGDIARMLAASGLRTRAYRRGVDLKWSKLLLNLVANATSAILDMSAAEIYRDPVAFAIERRMLREALSVMRTVGARVVNLPAYPTRLLPSVIAMPSPLARALLAPRAGAGRGSKMPSLWYDVHQTARESEVVYLNGAVSRIAREVGMAAPVNEALTAVLLELLAGGRRREAFWRNPLALAQRIGISDTI
- the ispH gene encoding 4-hydroxy-3-methylbut-2-enyl diphosphate reductase; translation: MKIVVAKHMGFCGGVKRAVEMARQTAQAHSGPVFTWGPLIHNPQVVGRLQEAGVRVAEAVDDLAGEAFVVSAYGVEQRVLDAVRERGMEVVDATCPVVTRAHALADRLVEEGYFLVAIGDHGHPEMVTLKEKLGDRVAIVHTPEEASALRLRGRVGVISQTTQSMENFRRIVGEIVLRVKETKVINTLCPAITVRQEEAKRMVEEVDVLLVVGGHHSANTTRLAEIGRARALPTYHIETPDEIRPDWFAADSTVGVMSGASTPDWIIEKVLLRLDEIRLSLGA
- the plsY gene encoding glycerol-3-phosphate 1-O-acyltransferase PlsY, whose product is MVGVLAVALGYVCGSLPTGLVAVRAFLGVDIRQHGSGNIGTVNVYRVAGPLLGALVLVADGLKGAVPVWVAQRADLDAGWAVAAGLAAIVGHNWSVFLRFAGGKGIATSFGVVLALSAGVGAVAVAVWVAAVAVTRFASVGSILAMLSVPVAMLVLRKPVPYVVFGAIAAALALYRHRSNIRRLIEGSELRIGDRAQ
- a CDS encoding HD domain-containing phosphohydrolase, whose amino-acid sequence is MTTDETNRQVFVQGRIPSHWLVEQMPEAIWATDAALRFVAAGGLAARDLDLDPTRVVGATVYEYFQTTDPSYPPLAAHLRALHGETGGYQFARGGHTYLVRTAPVRHGIGRVVGVVACATDVTDLVRLAGQTPERTVLSELPLPVVRVDAQLRVRFANPQARSALGASVAEDAPFDEGPAPAVLVEAAGSALRSGQPSTVDCEGYRWYAAPAPGTSGAPDGAILVGTDLALTPSAPWGPGDPRWWHEWSEAVGLLTTRQTVSEIAQTLVDRACALAGADLGVVRLWAMEDQRLLADVAVGGWEGACWDRLRPDLPLPWGEAVWLDVDGPHARELGLAPGGVGRALAVTAAGALVRGIVCLAWEQGDPPSGDQYVAPVMRLVGLAQAVASLHVGLDRAQGERAALEAERRLLESWVDSDASEQAAAGCLNTLVSLLRATGGAVYVREGDLWVRAHHIGPREPARTFPVHDGAALGAVLEGRPRMVRPTGADPAFTGEGLEGVHVALASEGLEAVLSVESATDRAFCAADLDVVQTAARHFGWILSRRRADPTSQTERFRAIVDRHPLGMAVLDGGRIVRYVNARATDLLGLPLDEVSGRPLAEFVHPADRATVDAALVRLYAHPDATTDWAARLLRPDAESRWVEFVGRNQMLDPAVGGVVLSLRDVSAERQTWEDLLRQAADLEAGRELAASLRQTYNLREVCVRATERAADLMRADHSALALLDPEGESLTLCHVQGPLEALANASFPLSGVLAEVIGSGRPRRIDWPQGDPIFSERAGFGSTLIVPLGGPPSAIGALCVARRSAGEAFDDLDLRRLQTLADPVADAIGRAQAAGNLERAYIDVVLALARAMDAHDALGSGHGSAVAHWAEAVARRLGCSDQESRDVRWAALLHNVGKVGVPEEILRKTSPLSKDEAALLRQYPVIGAEMLRPAPGLRRVAELVRHQQERWDGTGYPDGLRGEEIPLGSRIIAVADAYNAMTEHRRYKVARGHAEAASELRRGAGAQFDPNVVKVFLDLLAESRAV
- a CDS encoding DUF402 domain-containing protein, with protein sequence MIPPERVIGRLAFEFVRPPSHRLRIESELLEASEKKIVLAHALSPSRPLRHLGEVVLDTGYWAVWFLFKGRPYDVGRVYRPDGSWMGYYVDVLKPVRWRGADPKTLEPLVDLFLDIWVAPDGTYSVLDEDEFEEAIRKGHLSRVQVIQARTTLRNLTAAIDRAEFPPAAVKAYRL
- a CDS encoding xanthine dehydrogenase family protein molybdopterin-binding subunit; this translates as MAQGPSWAGRRMPRIEDPKLIRGQGAFLDDLALPGALHLVVVRSPHAHARVLGVDPAKATQQPGVVAVLTAADLDIDAVPAEVPRGANPALHPPLARDVVRYVGQPVAAVLAASRPAAEDATNAVEVAYEPLDALVDPLEAVEDRSLVHPDLATNVAYRRRIRAGDPDAAFARPHRVIRQRIRSQRVAGIPMETRGTAAAWDGSRGTLTVWSSTQVPHDLRDTLAEVLDLPTTRVRVIAPDVGGGFGVKLNVYPEDVLVAALAQRFGRPVKWVETRRESLVATAHGRDQVCDLEVACDRRGKVLALRARIVADVGAYLLTTTAEVPTLTLRMLQGPYSIRNIDAEVVEVYTHKTPTGAYRGAGRPEATYYLERAMDLVAAELGFDPAEVRGRNLLPKSAFPYRAATRLRYDSGDYRRALDMLLERADYARLREEQRRARQAGRYVGIGLSTYVEVCAFGWERATVRVGPDGSAVVYTGTSPHGQGAASAFAQIVADRLGIPPDRVQIVHGDTLAVPTGMGTGGSRTLVVGGSAILRAADRVRKKMLRIAAHVLEASVRDLEVRDGAIAVRGVPDRVLSVAEVAELAHSTRRWFPGSEPGLEESATFSIGDSTFPFGAHLCVVEVDPGTGQVGVLRYVSVDDCGVVMNPLLVEGQIHGGIVQAMGQALFEEVAYDAGGQPLQLTLAEYPVPRAAHVPPIETHRTVTPSPTNPLGAKGVGEAGTIGGTPAFVNAVVDALAPFGIRHLDMPLRPERIWRALRQTQ